The proteins below come from a single Stutzerimonas stutzeri RCH2 genomic window:
- a CDS encoding Hsp20/alpha crystallin family protein, with translation MNEASNKPPVSTDEKKITSAPQEPWRPFDSLRRQVDLLFDDFERPWHLPFSRHGMETTPLWQGGPSRMPVVDVVEKENAFEITAELPGLDEKDVEVKLVGNSLVIKGEKRQEHKEEKDGYHLSERSYGSFQRSFALPEGVDRDKIDAKFGKGVLRLSLPKQPGSADGAKTIAVQAE, from the coding sequence ATGAACGAGGCTTCGAACAAACCGCCCGTATCAACGGACGAAAAGAAGATCACGTCTGCGCCCCAGGAGCCCTGGCGCCCCTTTGACTCCCTGCGCCGACAGGTAGACCTACTTTTCGACGATTTCGAACGGCCCTGGCATCTGCCTTTCAGCCGCCATGGCATGGAGACTACTCCGCTGTGGCAAGGCGGTCCCAGCCGCATGCCGGTGGTGGATGTTGTCGAGAAGGAAAACGCCTTCGAGATCACTGCGGAACTACCCGGCCTGGATGAGAAGGACGTCGAGGTAAAACTGGTCGGCAACAGCTTGGTCATCAAGGGCGAAAAGCGCCAGGAACACAAGGAAGAGAAGGACGGCTATCACCTTTCCGAACGATCCTACGGCAGCTTCCAGCGCAGCTTTGCGCTGCCTGAAGGCGTAGACCGCGACAAGATCGATGCGAAATTCGGCAAGGGCGTGTTGCGCCTTTCGTTGCCCAAGCAGCCGGGCTCTGCCGATGGTGCGAAAACCATCGCTGTTCAAGCCGAGTAA
- a CDS encoding DUF2970 domain-containing protein, whose protein sequence is MKDEQEKSLTLREMLGSVLAAALGVQSGKNRARDFSHGKPSHFIILGVGFTALFVLLILGLVKLVLYLVG, encoded by the coding sequence ATGAAAGATGAGCAGGAAAAAAGCCTGACGCTACGTGAGATGCTTGGCAGCGTACTGGCGGCTGCGCTGGGCGTGCAGAGCGGCAAGAACAGGGCTCGCGATTTCAGCCACGGCAAACCCAGCCACTTCATCATTCTTGGCGTAGGCTTCACCGCGCTGTTCGTGCTGCTGATCCTCGGATTGGTCAAACTGGTGCTGTACCTAGTCGGCTGA
- a CDS encoding MFS transporter produces the protein MSAVRNTVQIDTPIVRNATRCGFFMAGFGLSVWAPLVPYVRERIEMTDAVFGLLLLCIGVGSLTWMPLSGVLVGRWGIRPVQLCSVVLLALALAGMALTESMWLLALALFCFGGSLGVIDVIMNIQAVLVETAVGRRLMSNFHGMYSLGAISGALIFTGLLTLGLAPEIGSFLMIGLIVVANLGLARGFLPNRAPGGGFAFVRPTAIVLLVGLMCFVVYLAEGAVLDWSALYLTGKKGLEVAKGGLGYAAFALMVTIARFAGGPLVNALGTARVIAFGGLVAAFGIVLSLAAEHWAVALIGYGLCGLGCANVSPVLISSLSRQDGMPVQLAVTVATTIGFAGVLAGPAMMGVVAHFSSLGMAFALLAVLLVGIVPFCRRFTA, from the coding sequence ATGTCTGCGGTCCGTAACACCGTTCAGATCGATACCCCCATCGTGCGCAACGCAACCCGTTGCGGTTTCTTCATGGCCGGCTTCGGCCTGTCCGTCTGGGCGCCACTGGTGCCCTATGTGCGCGAACGCATCGAGATGACCGATGCGGTGTTCGGCCTTTTGCTGCTCTGCATTGGCGTCGGCTCGCTGACTTGGATGCCACTGTCCGGCGTATTGGTAGGCCGCTGGGGCATCCGTCCAGTGCAGCTGTGTAGCGTCGTGCTGCTGGCGTTGGCCCTGGCCGGGATGGCACTGACCGAATCGATGTGGCTGCTGGCCCTTGCACTGTTCTGCTTCGGCGGCAGCCTGGGCGTCATCGATGTGATCATGAACATTCAGGCGGTGCTGGTGGAAACCGCCGTCGGTCGCCGGCTGATGTCGAACTTCCATGGCATGTACAGCCTTGGGGCCATCAGTGGCGCGCTGATATTCACCGGCCTGCTGACCCTCGGCCTGGCGCCGGAGATTGGCAGCTTTCTGATGATCGGGCTGATCGTTGTGGCGAATCTTGGGCTGGCCCGCGGCTTTCTGCCGAATCGTGCGCCGGGCGGCGGCTTTGCGTTCGTGCGGCCCACCGCCATCGTGCTGCTTGTAGGCCTGATGTGCTTCGTCGTGTATCTGGCCGAAGGCGCTGTGCTGGACTGGAGCGCGCTTTACCTGACCGGAAAGAAAGGCCTCGAAGTGGCCAAGGGCGGCCTGGGTTACGCAGCCTTCGCCCTCATGGTGACCATCGCGCGTTTCGCTGGCGGCCCGCTGGTCAATGCACTCGGCACGGCGCGCGTCATCGCCTTTGGTGGTCTGGTCGCTGCCTTCGGCATCGTCCTGAGCCTTGCTGCCGAGCACTGGGCCGTGGCACTGATCGGCTACGGCTTGTGCGGGCTGGGTTGCGCCAACGTCTCGCCGGTGCTGATTTCCTCCTTGAGCCGGCAGGACGGCATGCCGGTGCAACTGGCCGTCACCGTGGCGACCACCATCGGTTTCGCCGGTGTCCTCGCCGGTCCGGCGATGATGGGCGTGGTCGCGCATTTCAGCTCGCTGGGCATGGCGTTCGCGCTGCTCGCCGTCCTGCTGGTCGGCATCGTGCCGTTCTGCCGTCGCTTCACCGCGTGA
- a CDS encoding YhdH/YhfP family quinone oxidoreductase has protein sequence MSSFKALQVSEVADGRFESKVVERGIDELPAGEVLIRVRYSSLNFKDALSASGNRGVTRSYPHTPGIDAAGVVASSSVGEFAEGDEVIVTGYDLGMNTAGGFGQYIRVPAAWVIKRPQGLSLRDAMILGTAGLTAALCVDKLEQAGLEPGDAPVLVTGATGGVGSIAVALLASLGYKVAAVTGKADQAAFLTRLGASQIVERSALQAGVEKALLKEQWGGAVDTVGGDILFNVVKSLQRGASVACCGLTAGTHFQASVLPFILRGVNLLGVDSVEIPLVVKASMWDKLSLQWKLVNLEDLTHEIALEQLPEAIERILAGGQVGRILVRVD, from the coding sequence ATGAGCAGCTTCAAGGCGCTACAAGTCAGCGAGGTGGCCGACGGCCGTTTCGAATCCAAAGTCGTCGAGCGTGGTATCGATGAGCTGCCAGCCGGTGAGGTGCTCATCCGGGTGCGTTATTCCTCGCTGAACTTCAAGGACGCTCTATCTGCGAGCGGCAACCGCGGCGTGACGCGGTCCTACCCCCATACGCCGGGGATCGATGCGGCGGGCGTCGTGGCTTCGTCGAGTGTGGGCGAATTCGCCGAAGGCGATGAGGTGATCGTCACCGGCTACGACCTGGGCATGAACACCGCCGGTGGTTTCGGTCAGTACATCCGCGTTCCGGCTGCCTGGGTGATCAAGCGGCCTCAGGGCCTGTCACTGCGCGATGCGATGATCCTAGGCACAGCTGGACTGACCGCGGCGCTTTGTGTCGACAAGCTCGAACAGGCCGGTTTGGAGCCGGGTGATGCGCCCGTGCTCGTGACCGGAGCCACGGGGGGAGTTGGCAGTATTGCGGTCGCGCTGCTGGCCAGTCTTGGTTATAAGGTCGCGGCAGTAACCGGCAAGGCTGATCAAGCTGCTTTCCTCACTCGCCTGGGTGCCAGTCAGATCGTCGAGCGCTCCGCATTGCAGGCAGGTGTGGAGAAGGCTTTGCTCAAGGAGCAGTGGGGCGGGGCGGTTGATACCGTCGGTGGAGACATCCTGTTCAACGTGGTCAAGTCGCTGCAGCGTGGTGCCAGCGTAGCCTGTTGCGGGCTCACTGCGGGTACTCATTTCCAGGCTAGCGTTCTGCCCTTTATCTTGCGCGGCGTCAATCTGCTGGGTGTGGACTCGGTGGAGATCCCTCTGGTGGTCAAGGCTTCCATGTGGGACAAGCTGTCGCTGCAATGGAAGTTGGTCAATCTCGAGGATCTGACGCACGAGATCGCTCTTGAGCAGCTGCCAGAGGCGATCGAGCGCATCTTGGCCGGGGGCCAGGTAGGTCGGATATTGGTACGTGTCGATTGA
- a CDS encoding DUF934 domain-containing protein, with translation MQRIIKNDQLVDETWHLLPKEQTLDDLCNSDDLIVPLHLWLDHAHALKARDGGLGVWLDAHEQVEEIADDLQHFQVIALNFPSFTDGRHYSSARLLRERYGYKGEIRAIGDVLRDQLFYMRRCGFDAFAIRADRDPVDALEGLKDFSVTYQAAADDERPLFRRRQG, from the coding sequence ATGCAGCGAATCATTAAGAACGATCAGCTGGTCGACGAAACCTGGCACCTGCTACCCAAGGAGCAGACGCTCGACGACCTGTGCAATAGCGACGACCTGATCGTTCCGCTGCATCTGTGGCTAGATCACGCCCATGCGTTGAAAGCCCGTGATGGCGGCCTCGGCGTATGGCTCGATGCGCATGAACAGGTCGAAGAAATCGCCGACGATCTGCAGCATTTCCAGGTCATCGCCTTGAATTTCCCGAGCTTCACCGATGGCCGCCACTATTCCAGTGCCCGTCTGCTGCGTGAGCGCTATGGCTACAAGGGCGAAATTCGCGCCATCGGTGACGTGCTGCGTGACCAACTGTTCTACATGCGTCGCTGCGGCTTCGATGCCTTTGCCATTCGTGCAGACCGCGATCCGGTCGACGCGCTGGAAGGGTTGAAGGACTTTTCAGTGACCTATCAGGCTGCGGCGGATGACGAGCGCCCGCTGTTCCGGCGCCGTCAGGGCTGA
- a CDS encoding nitrite/sulfite reductase: MYVYDQYDQHIIEDRVRQFRDQTRRFLAGELADEEFRPLRLQNGLYIQRYAPMLRVAVPYGLLSSTQVRKLAEIARHYDKGYAHISTRTNVQFNWPELEDVPEILAELATVQMHAIQTSGNCIRNTTTDQFAGVAKDELIDPRPWCEIIRQWSTFHPEFAFLPRKFKIAVNGAVSDRAAIEVHDIGLEAVKNEAGELGFRVSVGGGLGRTPIVGSFINEFLPWQHLLSYLDAILRVYNRYGRRDNKFKARIKILVKALTPEVFAERVDAEWAHLKDGPTTLTEAEVQRVSKFFVDPAYKALEDQDAALAQLGVEHPGFARWRQRNVVAHKKPGYAAVTLSLKSTGVAPGDVTDKQLDAIADLADRYSFGEVRNSHEQNMILADVEQAKLFELWHELRELGLATPNIGLLTDIICCPGGDFCSLANAKSIPIAESIQRRFDNLDYLFDLGNIDLNISGCMNACGHHHIGHIGILGVDKKGAEFYQVSLGGSSGRDASLGQILGPSFAQDSMPDVIEKIINVYVEQRTEDEQFIDTYRRIGIDPFKERVYAANH, translated from the coding sequence ATGTACGTTTACGATCAGTACGACCAACACATCATCGAGGATCGGGTCCGGCAGTTCCGCGACCAGACCCGCCGCTTCCTGGCCGGCGAACTCGCTGATGAAGAATTCCGCCCGCTGCGTCTGCAGAATGGCCTGTACATCCAGCGCTACGCGCCCATGCTGCGCGTTGCCGTGCCCTATGGCCTGCTCTCCTCCACCCAGGTACGCAAGCTGGCCGAGATCGCGCGTCATTACGACAAGGGCTACGCGCACATCAGCACCCGGACCAATGTGCAGTTCAACTGGCCTGAGTTGGAAGACGTGCCGGAGATTCTCGCCGAGCTGGCCACCGTGCAGATGCACGCCATCCAGACCAGCGGCAACTGCATCCGCAATACCACGACCGACCAGTTCGCCGGTGTCGCCAAGGACGAACTGATCGATCCACGACCATGGTGCGAGATCATCCGCCAGTGGTCGACCTTCCACCCCGAATTCGCCTTCCTGCCGCGCAAGTTCAAGATCGCCGTCAACGGTGCGGTCAGCGACCGCGCCGCCATCGAAGTACACGACATCGGCCTGGAAGCAGTGAAGAACGAGGCTGGCGAACTTGGCTTCCGCGTCTCGGTTGGTGGCGGCCTCGGCCGGACCCCGATTGTCGGCAGTTTCATCAACGAGTTCCTGCCTTGGCAGCACCTGCTGAGTTACCTAGACGCCATTCTGCGGGTCTATAACCGCTATGGCCGTCGTGACAACAAGTTCAAGGCCCGCATCAAGATCCTGGTGAAGGCACTGACCCCGGAAGTGTTCGCCGAGCGCGTCGATGCCGAATGGGCACACCTGAAGGACGGTCCGACAACATTGACCGAAGCTGAAGTTCAGCGAGTCAGCAAGTTCTTCGTCGATCCGGCATACAAGGCGCTGGAAGATCAAGACGCGGCCCTCGCCCAACTGGGCGTCGAGCATCCGGGCTTCGCCCGCTGGCGCCAGCGCAACGTGGTCGCGCACAAGAAGCCCGGTTACGCGGCAGTCACCCTCTCGCTGAAGAGCACTGGCGTGGCACCTGGCGACGTCACCGACAAGCAGCTCGACGCCATCGCCGACCTGGCTGATCGCTATAGCTTCGGTGAGGTGCGCAACTCCCACGAGCAGAACATGATCCTGGCCGACGTCGAGCAGGCCAAGCTGTTCGAGCTCTGGCACGAACTGCGCGAGCTGGGTCTGGCTACGCCGAACATCGGCCTGCTGACCGACATCATCTGCTGCCCTGGCGGCGACTTCTGCTCGCTGGCCAATGCCAAGTCGATTCCGATCGCCGAATCCATCCAGCGCCGCTTCGACAACCTCGACTACCTGTTTGACCTGGGCAACATTGACCTGAACATCTCAGGCTGCATGAACGCCTGTGGCCACCACCATATCGGCCATATCGGCATCCTCGGTGTGGACAAGAAGGGCGCGGAGTTCTATCAGGTCTCGTTGGGCGGCAGTTCCGGCCGTGACGCGAGCCTCGGCCAGATTCTCGGCCCATCCTTCGCCCAGGACTCGATGCCCGACGTGATCGAAAAGATCATCAACGTTTACGTGGAGCAGCGTACCGAAGATGAACAGTTCATCGACACTTACCGCCGCATCGGCATTGATCCCTTCAAGGAGCGCGTCTATGCAGCGAATCATTAA
- a CDS encoding RNA methyltransferase, with protein sequence MRIPDLQQRLADIGAKPRHIGRMTRAWLKGLPLDVGRRQQQAEDFLPLSVREGLPALNAEIDGLARLRSEHPAADGSARLLVELADGQMVESVLLPRDGLCVSSQVGCAVGCVFCMTGKSGLLRQLGSAEIVAQVALARRFRPVKKVVFMGMGEPAHNLDNVLEAIDLLGTDGGIGHKNLVFSTVGDMRVFERLPQQRVKPALALSLHSTDAALRQALLPRAPQIAPDELVDLGEAYARATGFPIQYQWTLLKGINDNQDEMDGILRLLKGKYAVMNLIPYNSLEDDEYQRPDGERIVQIVRYLHSRGVLTKVRNSAGQDIDGGCGQLRARAEQALDRKRRVDRGA encoded by the coding sequence ATGCGAATCCCAGACCTGCAGCAACGCCTCGCCGACATCGGCGCCAAGCCCCGTCATATCGGGCGAATGACCCGTGCCTGGCTCAAGGGTCTGCCGCTCGATGTGGGCCGCCGCCAGCAACAGGCCGAGGACTTCCTGCCGCTGAGCGTGCGCGAAGGCCTGCCGGCGCTTAACGCCGAAATTGATGGTCTGGCGCGGCTGCGCTCCGAACACCCAGCGGCCGACGGCTCGGCACGCCTGCTGGTGGAGCTGGCCGATGGGCAGATGGTGGAAAGCGTCCTGCTGCCGCGCGACGGCCTGTGCGTGTCCAGCCAGGTCGGCTGCGCGGTGGGCTGCGTGTTCTGCATGACCGGCAAGAGCGGCCTGCTACGTCAGCTGGGCAGCGCCGAAATCGTCGCCCAGGTCGCCCTCGCCCGACGCTTCCGCCCGGTAAAGAAGGTGGTGTTCATGGGCATGGGCGAGCCCGCCCACAATCTCGACAACGTGCTCGAGGCCATCGACCTGCTCGGCACCGACGGCGGCATCGGCCACAAGAACCTGGTGTTCTCCACCGTCGGCGACATGCGCGTGTTCGAGCGTCTGCCGCAGCAACGGGTAAAGCCGGCGCTGGCCCTGTCGCTGCACAGCACCGATGCGGCGTTGCGTCAGGCGCTGCTGCCGCGGGCGCCGCAGATCGCTCCCGACGAACTGGTCGACCTCGGCGAAGCCTACGCCCGCGCGACCGGATTCCCGATCCAGTATCAGTGGACACTGCTCAAGGGCATCAACGACAACCAGGATGAGATGGATGGCATCCTGCGCCTGCTCAAGGGCAAGTACGCGGTGATGAACCTGATCCCCTACAACAGTCTGGAAGACGACGAATACCAGCGTCCTGATGGCGAGCGCATCGTGCAGATCGTGCGTTACCTGCACAGCCGCGGCGTGTTGACCAAGGTTCGCAATTCGGCCGGCCAGGACATCGATGGCGGTTGCGGCCAGCTCCGTGCCCGCGCCGAGCAAGCGCTAGATCGCAAGCGGCGCGTTGATCGCGGCGCCTGA
- a CDS encoding protein kinase: MHTLEQLERGELAGIRRLDLSAGLQSFPEAIFDLADTLEVLNLSGNQLKSLPSDLSRLRKLRILFCSDNLFTEVPDCLGDCEQLEMIGFKANQIRHLPAAALPPALRWLILTDNQLQALPDEIDTCRRLQKLMLAGNQLSSLPDTLANCVNLELLRIAANRLPALPAWLLTLPRLSWLAAAGNSFSDANEAISLARHSLPAIPREQVVLHEQLGQGASGIIYRAEWQQSGQPPKQMAAKQFKGHVTSDGLPHSEMAACVAAGAHPNLIDVAGPLADQSGQTPGLLMDLVEPAFQPLAGPPSLASCTRDCYADDLTFSLDQALRIARGAASAVAHLHQRGILHGDLYAHNLLVNAQGTCLLSDFGAASFFEPESTTGRALQRIESRAFGCLLEELLQRCPGFDGDRRRGTLLELQNQCLSEQPEHRPHFHQLATTLAAL; the protein is encoded by the coding sequence ATGCATACATTAGAACAACTGGAACGCGGCGAGCTGGCCGGAATCCGCCGTCTCGATCTCTCGGCCGGCCTGCAGAGCTTTCCGGAGGCGATCTTCGATCTCGCCGATACGCTGGAAGTACTCAATCTCTCCGGCAACCAACTCAAGAGCCTGCCGTCCGACCTGTCTCGCCTGCGCAAGCTGCGCATCCTGTTCTGCTCGGACAACCTCTTCACCGAGGTGCCGGATTGCCTCGGCGACTGCGAGCAGCTCGAGATGATCGGCTTCAAGGCCAACCAGATCCGCCATCTGCCCGCCGCCGCGTTGCCGCCGGCGTTGCGCTGGCTGATCCTCACCGACAACCAGCTACAAGCGTTACCTGACGAGATCGACACCTGCCGACGCTTGCAAAAACTGATGCTCGCTGGCAATCAGCTGTCTTCGCTGCCGGATACGCTGGCCAATTGCGTCAACCTGGAATTGCTGCGCATCGCCGCCAACCGCCTGCCAGCGCTGCCCGCCTGGCTGCTGACGCTGCCACGACTCAGTTGGCTGGCCGCTGCGGGCAACTCTTTCAGCGATGCCAACGAAGCGATCAGCCTCGCTCGCCACTCACTACCGGCGATCCCGCGCGAGCAGGTCGTCCTGCATGAGCAGCTGGGCCAGGGCGCATCCGGCATCATCTACCGTGCCGAGTGGCAGCAGAGCGGACAGCCGCCCAAGCAGATGGCTGCCAAACAGTTCAAGGGCCACGTCACCAGTGATGGCCTACCCCATAGCGAGATGGCCGCCTGCGTGGCCGCTGGCGCCCATCCAAACCTGATCGATGTTGCCGGGCCGCTGGCTGATCAGTCGGGTCAAACGCCGGGGCTACTGATGGATCTGGTCGAGCCGGCCTTCCAGCCACTGGCTGGTCCGCCTTCCCTGGCCAGCTGCACGCGTGACTGCTATGCCGATGATCTTACGTTCAGCCTCGATCAGGCGTTGCGCATCGCCCGCGGAGCGGCATCCGCAGTGGCACACCTGCACCAGCGCGGCATCCTGCACGGCGACCTTTACGCCCACAACCTGCTGGTCAATGCTCAGGGCACTTGCCTGCTTAGCGATTTCGGGGCGGCATCCTTCTTCGAGCCGGAAAGCACCACCGGACGCGCACTGCAGCGCATCGAATCCCGCGCCTTCGGTTGCCTGCTGGAGGAATTGCTGCAACGCTGCCCTGGCTTCGATGGCGACCGGCGCCGTGGCACCCTGCTCGAACTACAGAACCAGTGCTTATCCGAGCAACCGGAACACCGCCCCCATTTCCACCAGCTGGCCACCACACTCGCCGCGCTCTGA
- a CDS encoding DUF1883 domain-containing protein, giving the protein MKFIHQREHLNEDDIVVIECSQTCNIRLMNDANFRSFKNGGRHTYHGGAFDKFPAKIVVPSTGFWNITIDTVTRRPISVTRKPNLSHSIRVIRRSPSRL; this is encoded by the coding sequence ATGAAGTTCATACACCAGCGCGAGCACCTCAACGAGGACGATATCGTCGTCATCGAATGCTCGCAGACCTGCAACATCCGCCTGATGAACGATGCGAATTTCCGCAGTTTCAAGAACGGCGGGCGCCACACCTACCACGGTGGTGCGTTCGATAAATTCCCGGCGAAGATCGTGGTGCCGAGCACCGGCTTCTGGAACATCACGATCGATACGGTTACCCGGCGGCCGATCAGCGTGACGCGCAAACCGAACCTCAGCCACTCGATCAGGGTCATTCGACGGTCCCCCTCGCGTCTGTAA